A window of Micrococcus endophyticus contains these coding sequences:
- a CDS encoding NADPH-dependent FMN reductase — MRLGIVIGSVREGRFGAQIGAWVEEVARGLDAGGRDVEWEVLDVAAFDLPIMTDEGWAQDEDGPAEVHRWRDAVAACDGFVFISPEYNRNIPGAFKNAFDLLSAQWKDKALALVAYGGLGGVRATEAWRFTVAAYNMHVVGDSVQLVRHADFPDGTFARTDHHDKTLSRVLTRLVDLTEATAALRS; from the coding sequence ATGAGACTCGGCATCGTCATCGGATCGGTTCGCGAAGGGCGCTTCGGCGCGCAGATCGGCGCGTGGGTGGAGGAGGTGGCCCGCGGCCTGGACGCGGGCGGCCGGGACGTGGAGTGGGAGGTCCTCGACGTCGCGGCGTTCGACCTGCCGATCATGACCGACGAGGGCTGGGCGCAGGACGAGGACGGCCCCGCCGAGGTGCACCGCTGGCGTGACGCCGTAGCCGCGTGCGACGGGTTCGTGTTCATCAGCCCCGAGTACAACCGCAACATCCCCGGCGCCTTCAAGAACGCCTTCGACCTACTCTCCGCGCAGTGGAAGGACAAGGCCCTGGCCCTCGTGGCCTACGGCGGGCTCGGCGGCGTGCGCGCCACCGAGGCGTGGCGGTTCACCGTCGCGGCCTACAACATGCACGTGGTCGGCGACTCGGTGCAGCTCGTGCGGCATGCCGACTTCCCCGACGGGACGTTCGCCCGCACGGACCACCACGACAAGACGCTGAGCCGGGTGCTCACCCGCCTGGTGGACCTCACCGAGGCGACGGCGGCGCTGCGGAGCTGA
- a CDS encoding DUF1801 domain-containing protein — MAYQQKTTVTDVPVEEYLAGVEPERRREQGLALLRMFREETGAEAAMWGPSMVGFGHVRFTYASGHSGEMFQVGFSPRKSALSLYGLTTYGSHADLLARLGKHKVGKGCLYINKLEDVDEAVLREMIRVGWGDDESFVDSHDGTVIQRLA; from the coding sequence ATGGCCTACCAGCAGAAGACCACCGTGACCGACGTGCCCGTCGAGGAGTACCTGGCGGGCGTGGAGCCGGAGCGCCGCCGGGAGCAGGGCCTCGCGCTGCTGCGGATGTTCCGGGAGGAGACCGGCGCCGAGGCCGCGATGTGGGGCCCGTCCATGGTCGGGTTCGGCCACGTGCGCTTCACCTACGCCTCGGGCCACTCGGGGGAGATGTTCCAGGTGGGCTTCAGCCCCCGCAAGTCCGCGCTGAGCCTCTACGGCCTCACCACGTACGGCTCCCACGCGGACCTGCTCGCCCGGCTCGGCAAGCACAAGGTCGGCAAGGGCTGCCTGTACATCAACAAGCTCGAGGACGTGGACGAGGCCGTCCTGCGCGAGATGATCCGCGTGGGCTGGGGCGACGACGAGTCCTTCGTGGACTCCCACGATGGAACGGTGATCCAGCGCCTGGCCTGA
- a CDS encoding SIMPL domain-containing protein codes for MIITVAGEHRAAHPPELGTLTVRIAVEDADAAAAMAALTREADRLTAEVDALRQAEPSPVVSSAVQAPGTRSWRPWNERGESQPPRHEASVRASVTFDDVGALAGWASRWGERDGWSLDEVAWSLTDAVRARLEAAALRAAVTDARRRAEAIAAECGTGRVTVLDVADAGLLPGGGAPDPRVEAMVRAFGQDTGEGVAVAPEDVEVLVRLHVRFEA; via the coding sequence ATGATCATCACCGTCGCCGGCGAGCACCGCGCCGCCCACCCGCCCGAGCTCGGCACGCTCACCGTCCGGATCGCGGTCGAGGACGCGGACGCCGCCGCCGCGATGGCCGCCCTCACCCGGGAGGCCGACCGCCTCACCGCGGAGGTCGACGCGTTGCGGCAGGCCGAGCCGAGCCCCGTCGTCTCCTCCGCCGTGCAGGCGCCGGGGACGCGGTCCTGGCGGCCCTGGAACGAGCGCGGCGAGTCCCAGCCGCCGCGGCACGAGGCCTCGGTGCGCGCCTCGGTGACCTTCGACGACGTCGGCGCGCTCGCCGGCTGGGCCTCCCGGTGGGGCGAGCGGGACGGATGGTCCCTCGACGAGGTCGCGTGGTCCCTGACGGACGCCGTCCGGGCCCGCCTCGAGGCGGCGGCGCTGCGGGCCGCGGTGACGGACGCCCGACGTCGGGCCGAAGCGATCGCCGCCGAGTGCGGCACCGGACGGGTCACGGTGCTCGACGTCGCCGACGCGGGGCTGCTCCCGGGCGGCGGTGCCCCTGATCCGCGCGTCGAGGCCATGGTTCGGGCGTTCGGACAGGACACCGGCGAGGGCGTCGCCGTGGCCCCGGAGGACGTGGAGGTCCTGGTCCGCCTGCACGTCCGATTCGAGGCTTGA
- a CDS encoding mechanosensitive ion channel family protein: protein MPIIDLPRITWAGLGWGAVALGIGVLLGLALRAAVIGTMRWRGRGAAAARVFGQLAFGLGVLLGLMAALAIVFPSVRPVDILGGVGVVSIAAGIAFQTVLGNMFAGIVMLARDRFRVEDQIEVSGHRGTIVAMSLTSTSVRTFDGRLVLVPNAVMHSEVVTVQTGFERVRSTVRVDVDDAVDLVAACRIAEEAMLAVGPVLDDPAPQALLSEVGTTTVGIDLRFWSGAAQLETKQATHEVIAAVLAAFREHGVATGSDVLVVEPGPEMARVLGTPPTP, encoded by the coding sequence ATGCCGATCATCGACCTGCCCCGGATCACCTGGGCCGGGCTCGGCTGGGGCGCCGTCGCCCTCGGGATCGGGGTGCTGCTGGGCCTGGCCCTGCGTGCGGCCGTGATCGGCACGATGCGCTGGCGCGGCCGGGGCGCGGCGGCCGCGCGGGTCTTCGGCCAGCTCGCCTTCGGCCTGGGCGTGCTCCTCGGACTCATGGCCGCCCTCGCCATCGTCTTCCCCTCCGTGCGGCCAGTGGACATCCTCGGCGGGGTCGGCGTCGTCTCCATCGCCGCCGGCATCGCGTTCCAGACCGTCCTGGGGAACATGTTCGCCGGCATCGTCATGCTCGCGCGGGACCGGTTCCGCGTGGAGGACCAGATCGAGGTGTCCGGGCACCGCGGCACCATCGTGGCCATGAGCCTCACGTCCACCTCGGTGCGGACCTTCGACGGGCGCCTCGTCCTCGTGCCCAATGCGGTGATGCACTCGGAGGTCGTGACGGTGCAGACCGGCTTCGAGCGAGTCCGCTCCACCGTCCGCGTGGACGTCGACGACGCCGTGGACCTGGTCGCCGCCTGCCGCATCGCCGAGGAGGCGATGCTCGCCGTCGGCCCCGTCCTGGACGACCCCGCTCCGCAGGCCCTGCTCTCCGAGGTCGGGACGACGACGGTCGGCATCGACCTGCGCTTCTGGTCCGGCGCCGCCCAGCTGGAGACGAAGCAGGCGACCCACGAGGTGATCGCCGCCGTGCTCGCGGCGTTCCGTGAGCACGGCGTGGCGACCGGCTCCGACGTCCTCGTCGTCGAGCCCGGCCCCGAGATGGCCCGCGTGCTCGGCACGCCGCCCACACCCTGA
- a CDS encoding MerR family transcriptional regulator: MISIGEFALSTGLSVKALRFYDERGLLVPAEVDPHTGYRRYGAAQLRTAVVVRILRTAGMSVEDVKTALQEPDRLADLLQGHAAELERRRDLEDRAMRRAHGLLSGGGMLDDGPSASADAVRFRTAERAGWVAVVDRLHLDADELSDVVETMDAAERHLERLAQALRQAGVRVTGGFWAGLEQVPGSPAVVEQRLALPVDGELPEGFAVPGLRIASGVLPRREEAYVVMTMTDDEPDLLVDAPGGPLPPEEMIVLSEVLEERGLDRSEVRQRGLGRIGDAGDGVTEGEDVYAMEAAVTVRVLD, from the coding sequence ATGATCAGCATCGGAGAGTTCGCGCTCAGCACCGGCCTGAGTGTCAAGGCCCTGCGCTTCTACGACGAGCGCGGCCTGCTCGTCCCGGCCGAGGTGGACCCGCACACCGGGTACCGCCGGTACGGCGCGGCCCAGCTGCGCACCGCCGTCGTCGTCCGTATCCTGCGCACCGCCGGAATGAGCGTGGAGGACGTCAAGACCGCCCTCCAGGAGCCGGACCGGCTCGCCGACCTGCTGCAGGGACATGCCGCCGAGCTGGAGCGCCGGCGGGACCTCGAGGACCGGGCCATGCGGCGGGCCCACGGGCTGCTCTCCGGCGGCGGGATGCTCGACGACGGCCCCTCGGCGTCGGCGGACGCCGTCCGGTTCCGCACGGCGGAGCGCGCCGGCTGGGTGGCGGTGGTGGACCGGCTGCACCTGGACGCCGATGAGCTCTCCGACGTCGTGGAGACCATGGACGCGGCAGAGCGGCACCTCGAGCGCCTGGCACAGGCGCTGCGTCAGGCAGGGGTCCGGGTCACCGGCGGATTCTGGGCGGGATTGGAGCAGGTGCCCGGATCCCCGGCGGTGGTGGAGCAGCGCCTGGCCCTCCCCGTCGACGGGGAGCTGCCGGAGGGCTTCGCGGTGCCGGGACTGCGCATCGCCTCCGGCGTGCTGCCGCGTCGGGAGGAGGCGTACGTGGTCATGACAATGACGGACGACGAGCCGGACCTGCTGGTCGACGCCCCCGGCGGACCCCTGCCGCCGGAAGAGATGATCGTCCTCTCCGAGGTGCTCGAGGAGCGAGGGCTCGACCGGTCCGAGGTCCGCCAGCGAGGGCTGGGTCGGATCGGCGACGCGGGAGACGGCGTGACCGAGGGTGAGGACGTCTACGCCATGGAGGCGGCCGTGACGGTCCGCGTCCTGGACTGA
- a CDS encoding DsbA family protein, with protein sequence MALDDIQRHLAWKLQGIPQDGDLLGAAGAPAHLTYWGDLQCPHCRDFVNHDLMELVQQEVRAGVVTLRYRPLETTTRDRGEFVAQQAAAWAAGRQGRLWEFMETFHLSQQEADSGYVTDRFLRAIADEIPELDLERWERDRRTDLTDHLVESERQARAAGVTGSPGLVLEADGRRRGPLRPTIHDLLDAVDELLA encoded by the coding sequence ATGGCGCTCGACGACATCCAGAGGCATCTCGCGTGGAAGCTGCAGGGCATCCCCCAGGACGGCGATCTGCTGGGCGCGGCCGGCGCTCCGGCGCACCTGACCTACTGGGGCGACCTGCAGTGCCCGCACTGCCGCGACTTCGTCAACCACGACCTGATGGAGCTGGTGCAGCAGGAGGTGCGGGCCGGCGTCGTCACCCTGCGCTACCGCCCGCTCGAGACGACCACCCGGGACAGGGGAGAGTTCGTGGCCCAGCAGGCCGCCGCCTGGGCGGCCGGGCGTCAGGGCCGGCTGTGGGAGTTCATGGAGACATTCCACCTGAGCCAGCAGGAGGCGGACTCCGGGTACGTGACAGACCGATTCCTGCGTGCGATCGCCGACGAGATCCCCGAGCTGGACCTGGAACGCTGGGAGAGGGACCGGCGCACGGATCTCACCGACCACCTGGTCGAGTCCGAGCGGCAGGCGCGGGCGGCCGGCGTCACCGGCTCCCCGGGCCTCGTGCTCGAGGCCGACGGCCGACGCCGCGGCCCGCTGCGCCCCACGATCCACGACCTCCTCGACGCCGTCGACGAGCTCCTGGCCTGA
- a CDS encoding sensor histidine kinase: MTRSKPTGRLSASGRARVVAWILGVSALGMVLMLVSIVLTLRWVERDAIETSLTQESDEVAVFAQNGRDPETGEPFATPERFVGHYLERQRVEPTELMFGGTAATPVIAQIHGDAAAPVELLAPATRQAMEQPRSRGTLVDPTHGRISYANLTVTTPADTGHVVVAVFHERNEQRVMTQTLLLSALALAALAATAAAAWLVSSRILGHTVEFHRAVDASLKDRGLRRLPENGSEEYAGLARRANDLVRRADRRLEEERRFAEDVTFALRTPLTVIEGGLRNPGGDEQERRTSYRHIGAEATRVRGLLEDLVILSRLQQDDVVLERTPVDVGVLVATAAQAWRERHPDAADEPRLDVEAPAEGLTAVTDRARLVQVLEELLDNARYAVRFAPGSDLPRDLTAVTPLERTLSVRVREEERDGEPWAVVEVADRGRGIPEDDREEVFERLANASNDPYPGNGLGLPVAALLSTALDGELTLEPGPDAAGTVARLAVPLTADQDGEDA; this comes from the coding sequence ATGACCCGCAGCAAGCCCACCGGACGGCTCAGCGCCTCCGGCCGCGCCCGCGTCGTCGCCTGGATCCTGGGCGTCTCCGCCCTGGGCATGGTGCTGATGCTCGTCTCTATCGTGCTCACCCTGCGGTGGGTCGAGCGGGACGCCATCGAGACGTCCCTGACGCAGGAGAGCGACGAGGTGGCGGTCTTCGCCCAGAACGGGCGCGACCCCGAGACCGGCGAGCCCTTCGCCACCCCCGAGCGCTTCGTGGGCCACTACCTGGAGCGGCAGCGCGTGGAGCCCACCGAGCTGATGTTCGGCGGCACCGCGGCCACCCCCGTGATCGCCCAGATCCACGGGGACGCCGCCGCGCCCGTCGAGCTGCTCGCCCCGGCCACCCGCCAGGCCATGGAGCAGCCCCGCTCCCGCGGCACCCTCGTGGACCCGACGCACGGACGCATCTCCTACGCGAATCTCACCGTCACCACGCCGGCGGACACCGGGCACGTCGTCGTCGCCGTCTTCCACGAGCGCAACGAGCAGCGCGTGATGACCCAGACGCTGCTGCTCTCCGCCCTGGCCCTGGCGGCCCTCGCCGCCACCGCGGCGGCGGCCTGGCTGGTCTCCAGCCGCATCCTCGGGCACACGGTGGAGTTCCACCGGGCGGTGGACGCCTCGCTCAAGGACCGGGGGCTGCGCCGCCTGCCGGAGAACGGGTCCGAGGAGTACGCGGGCCTGGCCCGGCGCGCCAACGACCTGGTCCGCCGCGCCGACCGGCGCCTCGAGGAGGAGCGGCGCTTCGCCGAGGACGTCACCTTCGCCCTGCGCACCCCCCTCACCGTGATCGAGGGCGGCCTGCGGAACCCGGGCGGGGACGAGCAGGAGCGGCGCACCTCCTACCGGCACATCGGGGCCGAGGCCACGCGCGTGCGCGGGCTGCTGGAGGACCTCGTGATCCTCTCCCGCCTCCAGCAGGACGACGTGGTGCTGGAGCGCACCCCCGTGGACGTGGGCGTGCTCGTGGCCACGGCGGCCCAGGCGTGGCGGGAGCGCCACCCGGACGCCGCGGACGAGCCGCGCCTGGACGTGGAGGCCCCCGCCGAGGGCCTGACCGCCGTGACGGACCGCGCGCGGCTCGTGCAGGTCCTCGAGGAGCTGCTGGACAACGCCCGGTACGCGGTCCGCTTCGCGCCGGGCTCGGACCTGCCGCGCGACCTGACCGCCGTGACCCCGCTGGAGCGCACGCTCTCCGTGCGGGTCCGCGAGGAGGAGCGTGACGGCGAGCCGTGGGCCGTCGTCGAGGTCGCCGACCGGGGCCGCGGCATCCCCGAGGATGACCGCGAGGAGGTGTTCGAGCGGCTGGCCAACGCCTCGAACGACCCGTACCCCGGCAACGGGCTCGGCCTGCCCGTGGCGGCCCTGCTCAGCACCGCACTGGACGGGGAGCTCACCCTGGAGCCCGGCCCCGACGCCGCGGGGACCGTGGCCCGGCTGGCCGTGCCGCTGACGGCCGATCAGGACGGCGAGGACGCCTGA
- a CDS encoding ABC1 kinase family protein gives MPSRLHRSREIALVLGRNGLQATALAAGLGRWLPAADARTARDAVLRPDMLVDVFEQLGTTFVKLGQLISARPDMFPESICTAFARLTDDTTPVPFEAMAATVLEDFGASVDELYAWFDPVPLATASIGQAHRARLHDGRDVVVKIRKPGVVEQVRTDLEILRTVASRLSRASRALQDMDVVSLVDEFDRALRAELDYLVEARACEQIAENLRDVPGVRVPWVDWATTSSRVLTMEEITGFRVDDLASLDAAGIDRADLAYRAAEVLMGMVFEDGLFHADPHPGNVFIEADGGIGFIDFGSVGRISSGMRRRFARMAMALVRQDPDGLVRALVAIAPPRGDLDRRALRLEVSRITGRLEGRDLSDIRVDQLVGQIFGIVRRHRLALPPELVQLFRMLIIVDGLGKRLHPGFDYTRVLNPFAVRVAGEELDPRRVAGRIGQAGLAAAELGLDLPEYARKVIDHLEDGGLDVTLRTGELEPLVARMERTGDRVVAALVVAAMITGGTNVLVAYKDRLGRFAGPVVAAGGAALTGGSAYLAWTGRPSRMRRRPRG, from the coding sequence ATGCCCAGCCGTCTGCACCGCTCCCGCGAGATCGCCCTCGTCCTGGGCCGCAACGGCCTCCAGGCCACCGCGCTGGCGGCCGGGCTCGGCCGCTGGCTGCCCGCCGCGGACGCCCGCACCGCCCGGGACGCCGTACTGCGGCCGGACATGCTCGTGGACGTGTTCGAGCAGCTCGGCACGACGTTCGTGAAGCTCGGCCAGCTGATCTCGGCCCGCCCGGACATGTTCCCGGAGAGCATCTGCACGGCGTTCGCCCGCCTCACGGACGACACCACGCCCGTCCCGTTCGAGGCCATGGCCGCAACGGTGCTGGAGGACTTCGGCGCCTCCGTGGACGAGCTCTACGCCTGGTTCGACCCCGTGCCGCTGGCCACCGCCTCGATCGGCCAGGCGCACCGGGCACGGCTGCACGACGGGCGCGACGTCGTCGTGAAGATCCGCAAGCCCGGGGTGGTCGAGCAGGTCCGCACGGATCTGGAGATCCTGCGCACGGTCGCGAGCCGGCTGTCCCGGGCCTCGCGGGCCCTCCAGGACATGGACGTCGTCTCCCTGGTGGACGAGTTCGACCGCGCCCTGCGCGCCGAGCTGGACTACCTCGTCGAGGCGCGGGCCTGCGAGCAGATCGCCGAGAACCTGCGGGACGTGCCCGGCGTGCGGGTCCCGTGGGTGGACTGGGCGACCACGTCCTCGCGCGTGCTGACCATGGAGGAGATCACCGGATTCCGCGTGGACGACCTGGCCTCCCTCGACGCCGCCGGGATCGACCGGGCGGACCTGGCCTACCGGGCCGCCGAGGTGCTCATGGGCATGGTGTTCGAGGACGGCTTGTTCCACGCGGACCCGCACCCGGGCAACGTCTTCATCGAGGCGGACGGCGGCATCGGCTTCATCGACTTCGGCTCCGTGGGCCGGATCAGCTCCGGCATGCGCCGCCGCTTCGCCCGCATGGCGATGGCCCTGGTGCGCCAGGACCCGGACGGCCTGGTGCGCGCGCTGGTCGCCATCGCCCCGCCGCGCGGGGACCTGGACCGCCGCGCCCTGCGCCTGGAGGTCTCCCGCATCACCGGCCGCCTCGAGGGCCGCGACCTCTCGGACATCCGCGTGGACCAGCTGGTGGGCCAGATCTTCGGGATCGTCCGCCGGCACCGCCTCGCGCTCCCGCCCGAGCTCGTGCAGCTCTTCCGCATGCTGATCATCGTGGACGGGCTCGGCAAGCGCCTGCACCCCGGCTTCGACTACACCCGCGTGCTCAACCCGTTCGCCGTCCGGGTGGCGGGGGAGGAGCTGGACCCGCGGCGGGTGGCCGGCCGGATCGGGCAGGCGGGGCTCGCCGCCGCCGAGCTCGGCCTGGACCTGCCGGAGTACGCGCGCAAGGTCATCGACCACCTCGAGGACGGCGGCCTGGACGTCACCCTGCGCACCGGCGAGCTCGAGCCGCTCGTGGCGCGCATGGAGCGCACGGGGGACCGCGTGGTGGCCGCGCTCGTGGTCGCCGCCATGATCACCGGTGGCACCAACGTGCTGGTGGCCTACAAGGACCGGCTCGGCCGGTTCGCCGGGCCGGTGGTGGCCGCCGGCGGCGCCGCCCTCACCGGCGGCAGCGCCTACCTTGCCTGGACCGGACGCCCCAGCCGGATGCGGCGCCGCCCGCGCGGCTGA
- a CDS encoding maleylpyruvate isomerase family mycothiol-dependent enzyme, whose translation MDNGPVWDADRTWTAVHAERARLAANLEHLSPTQWRTASLCTEWTVEETLAHLTAGASTGRLAWLRSMVSARFDAGRHNARRLREHLGSTPADTWARFAAVTDSRVAPTGDTWAWLGEVVVHGTDIRVPLGLPGGPDPEAVAEVARRFAARDFAVDSARLVRGLSLAATDADVRCGAGPDVRGPVLSLVMAMAGRPYGLAALEGNGVPELRRRIDADG comes from the coding sequence ATGGACAACGGACCGGTATGGGATGCAGACCGCACATGGACCGCCGTCCACGCCGAGCGCGCCCGTCTCGCCGCGAACCTCGAGCACCTGAGCCCCACGCAGTGGCGGACGGCCTCGCTCTGCACGGAGTGGACCGTGGAGGAGACGCTCGCGCACCTCACGGCGGGGGCCTCCACGGGCCGGCTGGCGTGGCTGCGCAGCATGGTGAGCGCCCGGTTCGACGCCGGCCGGCACAACGCGCGGCGCCTGCGGGAGCATCTCGGGTCGACCCCGGCCGACACGTGGGCGCGCTTCGCGGCGGTGACCGACAGCCGCGTGGCCCCGACCGGCGACACGTGGGCCTGGCTCGGCGAGGTCGTGGTGCACGGCACGGACATCCGCGTGCCCCTCGGCCTCCCCGGCGGACCGGACCCCGAGGCCGTCGCCGAGGTGGCCCGGCGCTTCGCCGCGCGGGACTTCGCCGTGGACTCGGCCCGCCTCGTGCGCGGCCTGAGCCTGGCCGCCACGGACGCGGACGTACGCTGCGGCGCCGGGCCCGATGTCCGCGGGCCGGTTCTCTCCCTCGTGATGGCGATGGCCGGGCGTCCGTACGGGCTCGCGGCGCTCGAGGGGAACGGCGTGCCGGAGCTGCGTCGCCGCATCGACGCGGACGGATGA
- a CDS encoding DUF4921 family protein produces MPRTRPPAQDFLAELPDGTVKQRNPFSGTEVWTVPGRGHRPLGIARPAAQPLDPDDDGRHCAFCSARLLETPPEKSRVVRTEDGEHAILRDVPAEALFDSVPEFRRVPNLFEILSYEYWRLNHGFVPAPGVADRRAAYLATEAGRAHVLAVVGNKLRAAGRSAEEVEAMPEEERIEAASGFFGGGHDVIIARRHFADGAQDDHALAGSGTLSPEEHRRFIALTVDSMRDLYAANPHARYVSVFQNWLKPAGASFDHLHKQLVAIDEVGAQNEAAIARVRRNPDAFVEDALGYAAEQGLMIARNEHAAMFAGFGHRYPTVEIHSLSPTCEPWEQTDAERDAMADLIHAAHAATGADVPSNEEWHTRPAGVDEPLPWRVCLKWRVSTLAGFEGATKIYLNTVSPGSVRERVATRLRELQAAGAIADGIRVDDDGRGAV; encoded by the coding sequence ATGCCCCGGACCCGCCCGCCCGCGCAGGACTTCCTCGCCGAGCTGCCCGACGGCACCGTCAAGCAGCGCAACCCGTTCTCCGGCACCGAGGTGTGGACCGTCCCCGGCCGCGGCCACCGCCCCCTGGGGATCGCCCGCCCCGCCGCGCAGCCCCTGGACCCCGACGACGACGGCCGCCACTGCGCCTTCTGCTCCGCGCGGCTCCTCGAGACCCCGCCGGAGAAGTCCCGCGTGGTCCGCACCGAGGACGGCGAGCACGCGATCCTGCGCGATGTGCCGGCCGAGGCCCTGTTCGACAGCGTCCCCGAGTTCCGCCGGGTGCCGAACCTCTTCGAAATCCTCAGCTACGAGTACTGGCGCCTCAACCACGGATTCGTGCCCGCGCCAGGGGTCGCCGACCGCCGCGCCGCGTACCTGGCCACCGAGGCCGGCCGCGCCCACGTACTGGCCGTCGTCGGGAACAAGCTGCGCGCCGCCGGGCGCAGCGCCGAGGAGGTCGAGGCGATGCCGGAGGAGGAGCGGATCGAGGCCGCGTCCGGGTTCTTCGGCGGCGGGCACGACGTGATCATCGCCCGGCGGCACTTCGCGGACGGCGCGCAGGACGACCACGCGCTCGCCGGCTCCGGGACGCTCAGCCCCGAGGAGCACCGGCGGTTCATCGCGCTCACGGTGGACTCGATGCGGGATCTGTACGCGGCGAACCCGCACGCCCGCTACGTGTCCGTGTTCCAGAACTGGCTCAAGCCGGCCGGTGCGTCCTTCGACCACCTGCACAAGCAGCTTGTGGCGATCGACGAGGTCGGGGCGCAGAACGAGGCCGCGATCGCGCGGGTGCGGCGGAACCCTGACGCGTTCGTGGAGGACGCGCTCGGCTACGCCGCCGAGCAGGGCCTGATGATCGCGCGGAACGAGCACGCCGCGATGTTCGCCGGGTTCGGCCACCGGTACCCCACGGTGGAGATCCACTCGCTCTCGCCGACCTGCGAGCCGTGGGAGCAGACGGACGCCGAGCGCGACGCCATGGCGGACCTGATCCACGCCGCCCACGCCGCCACCGGCGCGGACGTGCCCAGCAACGAGGAGTGGCACACCCGCCCGGCCGGCGTCGACGAGCCTCTGCCCTGGCGGGTGTGCCTGAAGTGGCGCGTGTCCACGCTGGCCGGGTTCGAGGGCGCCACGAAGATCTACCTCAACACCGTCAGCCCCGGGTCCGTGCGCGAGCGCGTGGCGACGCGCCTGCGGGAGCTGCAGGCCGCAGGTGCGATCGCGGACGGGATCCGGGTCGACGACGACGGGCGCGGGGCGGTCTGA
- the arfB gene encoding alternative ribosome rescue aminoacyl-tRNA hydrolase ArfB — protein sequence MADLRVEPGPGAPRGLVIPAAELTERFSHASGPGGQGVNTADSRVQLSLDLATTTALDESQRARALAVLGPRLAGTVLTVAAEEHRAQRRNRVAARERLAAMLREALVPQTPRRATRPTRGSRRRRLEAKRQRSETKQLRRRPGV from the coding sequence ATGGCTGACCTGCGCGTGGAACCGGGCCCGGGCGCCCCGCGCGGCCTGGTGATCCCGGCCGCGGAGCTGACGGAGCGGTTCTCCCACGCCTCCGGTCCGGGCGGGCAGGGCGTGAACACCGCCGACTCGCGCGTGCAGCTGAGCCTGGACCTCGCCACGACGACGGCGCTCGACGAGTCCCAGCGCGCCCGCGCCCTGGCCGTGCTCGGCCCGCGGCTGGCCGGGACGGTGCTGACGGTGGCCGCCGAGGAGCACCGCGCCCAGCGCCGCAACCGCGTGGCCGCCCGCGAGCGCCTGGCCGCGATGCTCCGCGAGGCGCTGGTCCCGCAGACCCCGCGCCGGGCGACCCGCCCCACGCGCGGCTCTCGCCGGCGCCGCCTCGAGGCCAAGCGGCAGCGCTCCGAGACGAAGCAGCTGCGGCGCCGCCCCGGCGTCTGA
- a CDS encoding zinc ribbon domain-containing protein YjdM codes for MTETDALPPCPACAEEYAYEDGALLVCPMCGHEWSPAADEPSEQAEPAAAVVKDAVGNPLADGDDVTIAKDLKVKGGAGIKAGTKVRGIRLLESPVDGHDIAAKVPGAGQMYLKSSVVKKAT; via the coding sequence ATGACCGAGACCGATGCCCTGCCGCCCTGCCCCGCCTGCGCCGAGGAGTACGCCTACGAGGACGGTGCCCTGCTGGTGTGCCCCATGTGCGGCCACGAGTGGAGCCCCGCCGCGGACGAGCCGTCCGAGCAGGCGGAGCCGGCGGCCGCCGTCGTGAAGGACGCCGTGGGCAACCCGCTGGCGGACGGCGACGACGTCACGATCGCCAAGGACCTCAAGGTCAAGGGCGGGGCCGGCATCAAGGCCGGCACCAAGGTGCGCGGCATCCGCCTGCTCGAGAGCCCGGTGGACGGGCACGACATCGCCGCCAAGGTCCCCGGCGCCGGCCAGATGTACCTGAAGTCCTCGGTGGTGAAGAAGGCGACCTGA